The DNA sequence aaaatattgtataaaattgcctgTAGATGAAATATAGATGAATTTAATGTTTAGACtcaggttccatctccaagatgtaGATATACAAaggtatatgcaaatgcaggaaTTTCCAAAAATCCAAAACCCTTCTGGTCCCgaacattttggataaaggatactcagtcTGTATTTCTGTTCTTTGCTGACTTGAGAAAGCATGGCTCCCTCTCCATCGCCATAcaaatgcaaatattccaaaatccaaaacacttcgcATCCCAGGTATACTCATCCTGTATTTCTGTCCTTTGCTGGAGTGAACACACATGGACTCTTCTCCACTCCACAACAGAGGAAGGGGTTCCCTTTATAGGTGTGGGGTATAGAAAGGGGCCAGATATGTGGGgctgaggaaggaagggaagggcccTCCTCCTGCCCCGAGAGGAATAGGTGCTGCGGCTGGAAAGAGGACATTGTTGGGTGCGTATGAGGGGAAAGTCTGGAAGGCCAAGGTGCTGGGGCCTGGTGGGCCTGGGCTGCCTCCTCCTCTGCTTATTCCTCCTCCGGCAGCTCCTGTGTTGCTCCCTGGCTGTCCGGCGCCATCGAGGCCAGGGTTCTGTTTCTTCCACTTGGTCCTCCGATTCTGGAACCAGATTTTCACCTGCGTTTCGGTCAGGCTGAGGGAGAGGGCCAGGTTGAGGCGCTCACACACCGACAGGTACCGCGTGGCCCTGaatttgttctccaaagccaCCAGCTGCTCGTAGGTGAAGGCCGTCCGGGCCCGGCGGGGCTTGGCACAACTGGACTCGGCCCTACGGCGCTTGGACGAtgacgaggaggaggaaggagatgaGGAGGACGGTCGAGGAGGAGAACTGGGCTCCTCCAAATCCGAGGATGGCGAGGAAGAAGCAGGGAAGTCAAGTGAGGTGGCTCCAGGCCCTGCTGAGGTGGCAAAGTGGCTCCTTTCCTGGTCGTCATGGTCCTCTTGCTCCAAAGCATCAAGGGCAACTTCGTTCTCTCTGCCACTGGCATCTATGGGACACACAAGAGTGTAATGAAGCTACCGACAATTTGCATCCGCCAAAGATGCATGTACGCTGCCAAATTAATGTAGGGACCCTTCTACATTCtatccaaaaacatctgaagagccacagATTCCCCACCACTAACAAAATACATGCTCTTATCTTCAGATATTACAATTTATAGTCACAACCGAGGCttcagctacactgccatataaagtccaaattatctactttgaactggattatatggcagtttagactcatataatccagttcaaaggagccctagtggcgaagtgtgttaaagcactgagctgctgaacttgcagaccgaaaggttgcaggttcaaatcccaggagcggagtgagcgcccgctgttagctccagcttctgccaacttagcagttcgaaaacatgccaatgtgagtagatcaataggtaccgctccggcgggaaggtaacggcgctccatgcagtcatgccagccacatgaccttggaggtgtctacggacaacaccggctattcggcttagaaatggagatgagcaccaacccccagggtcagacatgacaacccccagggtcagacagggtcagggtcaggggaaacctttatattTTTactaaaccagttcaaagcagatagtgtaggttatctgctttgataatctggattatatgacagtggggccgagattgacaccacttcaactaccatAGCTGAATATAGAGTCCTAAGAGTTAGAGTTTTAtgaggcactggcactctttggcagagaaggctaaataccttgtagaacaacaacccccatgattccacagcattgggccACTATATTCCTGGGAGCTATAaattgccaaactacaactcccagaattccatagcctcCAGCcaaaacagttaaagtggtatcaaactgcattaattttacagtgtgaaTGCACCCAGAGCCTCTAAACAAAGAAGCCTATGAACCTGAAGTTAATTCCATCCAAGTTaatccattttattatttaaaaaaaaaagctatggctgcatctatactgccaaataatagATCAAACTGCATTGTGTGGTCAGTTTAGagtagactcaaataatgcagttttaactagattatatgagtctacactgaccatatgatgcatTATTtcgcagtgtagatctagcctctaACTAGGAAGGGATAATCCAAATAATTTCACAGTTTTTTTGCTTCCCCCAGGGGAAATGTAGTTGTGGAGAGAGAagggtgtaaataaacataataacaataacaacaacaacacttgtgTCTCCCAAAAATCTGCCCTGCCCTTTCAGTGTGTgcctgtgtgtgcatatatgtatatactgaGGAAGAACATGGATTTCTAGACAAGCAGGAACCCAATTTCTTTTGATTTTCAGTGTGTGGCATTTGATTTTTAGTAATATAAAAAGGAGAGGATCTATTAAGACTTATGAAACTTCCATAGAGTCATTATATAGcattatattcacttatccaaggttctgccggcccgtttagcttggataagtgagactctactgtaattggaagcTGGCCTTAGCATATCTGATGGGGGAATCTAAGAAGTAAAAATAAGGGGAATTTATTGATCCAGAAACACAGAGGGTTAAACAAAATTATGTATAAAATCTACGTTGTACAGTGTCGGGAGTCAAGGTGGCGGGATGCACTGGGGGTGGGTTCAGGAGTAATTGTATTGTGGGTGGCgggttgtctatgtatgtgtatattgtaatgtgtattgtgggtgttttgcaattttaaaataaaattctattacagtagagtctcacttatccaagctaaacgggccagcagaagcttggataagcgaatatcttggattattttttttttcgtgttaggagcaacctgagttgcttctggtgtgagagaattggccgtctgcaaggacgttgcccaggggacacccggatgttttgatgtttttaccatccttgtgggaggcttctctcatgtccccgcatggagctggagctgatagagggagctcatccgcgctctccccgggtgggtttcgaacctggcagccttcaggtcagcaacccaaccttcaagtcatgaggctttaatccactaggccacgggggctcctaatatcttggataataaggagggattaaggaaaagcctgttaaacatcaaatgaggttatgattttacaaattaagcaccaaaacatcatgttttacaacaaatttgacagaaaaagcagttcaatacgcagtaatgttatgttgtaattactgtatttacaaatttagcatcaaaatatcacgatatattgaaaacattgactacaaaaatggcttggataatccagaaacttggataagcgaggcttggataagtgagactctactgtattttaaaaaattctaaataattttgtcttatggaactactcttcatgattcaataaaaaaagttttaaaccttccccccccccccctcatttttaACTATTGccctggtatcagccatgggttgaggttcagggttttagtctgccacttttggactcttgcttgctgagggaTTCCTGAAagtatctgggatcagatcctgggatatagggtagtgtacgcccagcctcaggccccatttccattgccatataatacagtttggagctacagggttgttgcatgttttccgggctgtatggccatgttctagaagtattctctcctgatgtttcgcccatatctatggcaggcatcctcagaggttgtgaggcatggcaacgtctgaggatgcctgccatagatgtgggcgaaacgtcaggagataatacttctagaacatggtcatacagcccggaaaacatacaacaaccctgtgatcccggccatgaaagccttcgacaacacagtttggaGCTTCATTAAAGGGTCAgcgtagactcacataatgcagttcaaactgtattctATTCAGAGTcttgttccaaactgcattacagggcagtgtagacctGGGCCTCATTGGAGGGCATGATTCAAAAGGAAGATGGCTGGAGAAAAGTTTATTTGggaattatatttttctttcttgccaGGAGCCGAGCgccgcttccttccttctttctccccccgccctctcttccttttcccatcttcttcttcttccccggcCGCCCTAATAGAGTTTCAGATTTGTGATGGGCCGGATCGATAGATGTCATCTATTAAAGGTAAGTTTTAATCGAAGAATATTAGGATCAGTCCGAGGCGAGGGAGGCGGGGGAAGGGGGCGCTGCGCGTGGCGTGGGCGCCTGCAAGCTGCGGAAGGGAGATAGGCGGGCCTCGCTAATGGGATATCGATCACGGAGGCATCCTCCTCTCGCGGGGACAGCGCAGAAGGGACAATTACCGCGCGCCTCCTTTGGCCGGCGCGGCCAGCTGTCAATCAAGCCCGGACGCCGAGGCGGAGCCTGACCAAGACCCGCCACTAGAGGGACCCTCGCCCCCCTCCCCTTAAAAAAGCCTTAAAGGGACAGGACACCCAGAAGAAACTTTTTGACCGCTTCTTCTTCGAGGACATCGACACtaggatgaatgcagt is a window from the Anolis carolinensis isolate JA03-04 chromosome 3, rAnoCar3.1.pri, whole genome shotgun sequence genome containing:
- the nkx1-2 gene encoding NK1 transcription factor-related protein 2, with the protein product MPDCQESGGKGPPIHTKISFSILDILDPQKFTRRKSIPDKEKSWGRVGLLESSSGRKPEESQDASGRENEVALDALEQEDHDDQERSHFATSAGPGATSLDFPASSSPSSDLEEPSSPPRPSSSSPSSSSSSSKRRRAESSCAKPRRARTAFTYEQLVALENKFRATRYLSVCERLNLALSLSLTETQVKIWFQNRRTKWKKQNPGLDGAGQPGSNTGAAGGGISRGGGSPGPPGPSTLAFQTFPSYAPNNVLFPAAAPIPLGAGGGPFPSFLSPTYLAPFYTPHL